A segment of the Echinicola strongylocentroti genome:
GTATACTGGGTTTTATTAAAGAAAATTCTACAGAACAATAAGCTTTATTTAACAGTATTGGCTAGCTACTGGTGATTAAAATTATGCTTACCCTTTACCATCCCTTTTTTTCTGGAGGGGTGTACCTAAAGCTTTAGCTTTCTAGTCTTTAGCTATTTAAAAGCCGCCTTTTGCTTGATATTGGCGATCATTTTGCTTTCTGCTTGGTGTAATATAGTGAAATTTAGCATATGACCATGCTTCTGTAAAAAAAATATTGGACAACAAAAAAGCCCCTCGATCGAGGGGCTTTCGGTATCGTAAGTTAGTGCACCTTACTTTACTTTTTCAACTACAGCTTTAAATGCCTCTGGATGATTCATAGCAAGGTCGGCCAAAACTTTTCTGTTCAGCTCAACTTCTGCTTTCTTGAGCAGACCCATGAATTGTGAATAAGAAATGCCCTGTTCTCTGGCACCGGCATTGATACGCTGGATCCAAAGCTTTCTGAACTCTCTCTTCTTAGCTTTTCTATCCCTATAAGCGTACTGTAAACCTTTTTCGTATTTGTTCTTGGCTACTGTCCATACGTTGCTACCTCTTCCGAAATAACCTCTAGTAGCTTTAAGTACTTTTTTTCTTCTTGCTCTTGACGCGACTGCGTTTACTGATCTTGGCATAATTTGATGATTTTTTGACTCTTGGTGGCATCATGACCATGTCACTTCGCTCTTTTTACATACCAAGCATCTGGTGAATAAATAAACCTTAATTTTGATTTGTTGACAATCAGATTCTCAACATGTCTTTTACTCGGCTCACATCTGACTCATGAACTTCGCCCATTTTTGTAAGATTTCTCTTTCTTTTGGTCTCTTTCTTAGTCAGGATGTGGCTTTTATAAGCATGTTTCCTTCTGATTTTTCCCGATCCAGATAATTTGAATCGTTTTTTTGCACTTGATTTAGTTTTTACTTTAGGCATAACACTGTATTATTTGTTGAAATTATTTCTTACTTGCTTTTGGAGCAATAAACATATTCATCCGCTTACCTTCCATTCTGGGAAGCTGTTCTACCTGTCCATACTCCTCAAGTGATTGTGCGAATTTCAACAACAACATCTCTCCCCTTTCCTTGAAGACAATCGATCGACCTACAAAGTGTACGTAAGCCTTCACTTTTGCCCCATCCTTAAGGAAGTTCATGGCGTGCTTTAATTTAAAGTCAAAATCATGGTCGTCCGTATTCGGACCAAACCTGATTTCTTTAAGAACAGTTTTGGCAGCATTGGCTTTGATTTCTTTCTGCTTCTTCTTCTGTTCATATTTAAATTTCGCGTAATCAATCACCTTACAGACAGGTGGATTAGCGTTTGGAGAAATTTCGACGAGATCAAGATCTTGCTGCTGGGCAATTTTGATGGCTTCATCTGTAGACATGACCACATTGCCTCCTTCTACAAAATCACCTACTACCCTTACCTCTCTGGCGCGGATCTTTTGGTTTACTTTATATGGTTCTTCTCGTCTCGGTTTAAACGGTTTTCTTCCTCTCAAAATAGTTATGGTTGATTGAATGAATTTGACTGCAAATATCGGATATTTTTTTAATTATTAAAATACCCCTTCTTTTTTAGCTTTTATTTTTATTTACTTAAGGATTCCGAAATAATATTTTTGAAGTATTTCACGAACTCCTCTGGTGTAAAACTCCCTTGGTCACCCTCACCGTGCTTACGCACAGATACTTTGCCTTCTTCCTGCTCTTTTTCGCCGACTATAAGCATATAAGGCACTTTTTTTACTTCCGCGTCCCTTATCTTTCTCCCTATTTTTTCATCACGATTATCTATTGAACCTGCTATATCATGTTCATCTAGTAGTTGGTTAATGGTTTGGGCGTACTCAATAAATTTTTCGGAAATAGGCAAAATATTTATTTGCTCAGGTGATAGCCATAGTGGGAAGTTACCTGCACAATGCTCTATCAAAACGGCTACAAACCGCTCCAACGACCCAAATGGTGCTCGGTGGATCATCACTGGCCGGTGCTTTTGGTTATCAGAACCTACGTACTCCAGCTGGAAACGATCCGGTAATTGATAATCGACCTGAATGGTGCCTAATTGCCAGCTCCTTCCTAATGCATCCTTGACCATAAAGTCCAGCTTTGGCCCATAGAAAGCGGCCTCTCCCAATTCAGTGATGGTTTGCAGACCTTTTTCCTGAGCTGCTTCAACAATAGCGGACTCTGCTTTGTTCCATTGCTCGTCACCGCCTATGTATTTTTGCTTGTTTTCTGGATCCCTTAGGGAGATTTGTGCCGTGTAGTCATCAAAACCCAATGCCTTAAACACATAAAGCACCAAGTCGATTACTTTGATAAACTCCTCTTTCACCTGATCTGGTCTACAGAAAATGTGCGCATCATCCTGTGTAAACCCTCTCACCCTGGTCAGGCCATGTAGCTCCCCGCTCTGTTCGTAGCGATAAACCGTACCAAATTCAGCATAGCGAATTGGGAGGTCTTTGTATGACCTGGGCTTATGTTTATATATCTCACAGTGGTGAGGACAGTTCATTGGTTTTAGCAAAAACTCTTCGCCTTCATGGGGCGTGGCAATCGGCTGAAATGAATCTTTTCCGTATTTTTCATAGTGGCCAGAAGTCTCATAAAGAGCTTTATGACCAATATGTGGGGTCACCACTTGTTGATAACCTGACTTGTCCTGTGCCTTCTTCAAAAAGCCTACCAATCTTTCTCTCAGCAGGGTTCCTTTTGGCAACCATAACGGCAAGCCCATTCCGACTTTTTCGGAAAAGGTAAACAACTCTAGTTCACGGCCAAGTTTCCGATGGTCACGTTTCTTGGCTTCTTCTACCATGGCCAAATATTCCTTAAGCTCCTTGGCCTTGGGAAAGGAAACACCGTATATACGGGTAAGCATTTTGTTGTTTTCATCACCACGCCAATAGGCTCCGGCAATGTTCATCAATTTTACGGCTTTTATAAACCCTGTATTTGGAA
Coding sequences within it:
- the infC gene encoding translation initiation factor IF-3, producing the protein MRGRKPFKPRREEPYKVNQKIRAREVRVVGDFVEGGNVVMSTDEAIKIAQQQDLDLVEISPNANPPVCKVIDYAKFKYEQKKKQKEIKANAAKTVLKEIRFGPNTDDHDFDFKLKHAMNFLKDGAKVKAYVHFVGRSIVFKERGEMLLLKFAQSLEEYGQVEQLPRMEGKRMNMFIAPKASKK
- the rpmI gene encoding 50S ribosomal protein L35, encoding MPKVKTKSSAKKRFKLSGSGKIRRKHAYKSHILTKKETKRKRNLTKMGEVHESDVSRVKDMLRI
- the thrS gene encoding threonine--tRNA ligase, which translates into the protein MSDNLINITLPDGSVRQYEKGTSGLQIALSISEGLARNVLAAKVDGEVWDSTRPISQDAEVQLLTWNDKDGKSTFWHSSAHLLAEALESLYPGVKFGIGPSIETGFYYDVDFGDKQIDGHELEAIEKKMIELAKEKNEYIRKDISKKEAVSYFKDKGDEYKLDLLDGLEDGTITFYEQGNFVDLCRGPHVPNTGFIKAVKLMNIAGAYWRGDENNKMLTRIYGVSFPKAKELKEYLAMVEEAKKRDHRKLGRELELFTFSEKVGMGLPLWLPKGTLLRERLVGFLKKAQDKSGYQQVVTPHIGHKALYETSGHYEKYGKDSFQPIATPHEGEEFLLKPMNCPHHCEIYKHKPRSYKDLPIRYAEFGTVYRYEQSGELHGLTRVRGFTQDDAHIFCRPDQVKEEFIKVIDLVLYVFKALGFDDYTAQISLRDPENKQKYIGGDEQWNKAESAIVEAAQEKGLQTITELGEAAFYGPKLDFMVKDALGRSWQLGTIQVDYQLPDRFQLEYVGSDNQKHRPVMIHRAPFGSLERFVAVLIEHCAGNFPLWLSPEQINILPISEKFIEYAQTINQLLDEHDIAGSIDNRDEKIGRKIRDAEVKKVPYMLIVGEKEQEEGKVSVRKHGEGDQGSFTPEEFVKYFKNIISESLSK
- the rplT gene encoding 50S ribosomal protein L20 gives rise to the protein MPRSVNAVASRARRKKVLKATRGYFGRGSNVWTVAKNKYEKGLQYAYRDRKAKKREFRKLWIQRINAGAREQGISYSQFMGLLKKAEVELNRKVLADLAMNHPEAFKAVVEKVK